The Urocitellus parryii isolate mUroPar1 chromosome 13, mUroPar1.hap1, whole genome shotgun sequence genome has a window encoding:
- the Tyms gene encoding thymidylate synthase produces MPAAGSELLCTLSPPAAQELGAEQPPQHGELQYLGQIKHILRCGFRKEDRTGTGTLSVFGMQARYSLRDEFPLLTTKRVFWKGVLEELLWFIKGSTNAKELSSKGVKIWDANGSRGFLDGLGFSTRQEGDLGPVYGFQWRHFGAEYKDMDSDYSGQGVDQLQKVIDTIKTNPDDRRIIMCAWNPKDLPLMALPPCHALCQFYVVNGELSCQLYQRSGDMGLGVPFNIASYSLLTYMIAHITGLQPGDFVHTLGDAHIYLNHIEPLKIQLQREPRPFPKLKILRKVEKIDDFKVEDFQIEGYNPHPTIKMEMAV; encoded by the exons ATGCCTGCCGCCGGCTCTGAGTTGCTATGCACGCTGTCGCCGCCAGCCGCACAGGAGCTGGGCGCAGAGCAGCCGCCGCAGCACGGGGAGCTGCAGTACCTGGGGCAGATCAAGCACATCCTGCGCTGCGGCTTCAGGAAGGAGGACCGCACCGGCACCGGCACCCTGTCGGTTTTTGGCATGCAGGCACGCTACAGCCTGAGAG atgaatttcctCTGCTGACAACCAAACGTGTGTTCTGGAAGGGTGTTTTGGAGGAGTTGCTGTGGTTTATCAAG GGATCCACCAATGCGAAAGAACTATCTTCCAAGGGAGTGAAAATCTGGGATGCCAATGGATCTCGAGGCTTTTTGGATGGCCTGGGATTCTCCACCAGACAAGAAGGGGACCTGGGCCCAGTCTATGGCTTCCAGTGGAGACATTTTGGGGCAGAATACAAAGATATGGATTCAG ATTATTCTGGTCAAGGAGTAGACCAACTGCAAAAAGTGATTGACACCATCAAAACCAACCCTGATGACAGAAGGATCATCATGTGTGCCTGGAACCCAAAAG ATCTTCCTCTGATGGCACTGCCTCCATGCCATGCCCTCTGCCAATTCTATGTGGTGAATGGGGAGCTGTCCTGCCAGCTGTACCAGAGGTCAGGTGACATGGGCCTGGGCGTGCCCTTCAACATCGCCAGCTATTCCCTGCTTACCTACATGATTGCACACATCACGGGCCTGCAG CCAGGTGACTTTGTACATACTTTGGGAGATGCACATATTTACCTGAATCACATTGAGCCACTGAAAATTCAG cttCAGCGAGAACCAAGACCTTTCCCAAAGCTCAAAATCCTTCGAAAGGTTGAGAAAATCGATGACTTCAAAGTTGAAGACTTTCAGATTGAGGGATACAATCCACATCCAACTATTAAGATGGAAATGGCTGTTTAG